In the Balaenoptera musculus isolate JJ_BM4_2016_0621 chromosome 2, mBalMus1.pri.v3, whole genome shotgun sequence genome, TTACAGTGATCTTGCTTTTGCTTCTTTCGATTGTTACAACACCTCCTCCGAGATTCCCAGCTTTTCCATTCACTTTGATTCTTTCCTGAAGAAACTGCTCAAAATTGGCCGCATCCATGATTCCATCTTCTACAGGATGGGTACAGTCAAGAGTAAACTTCAggacctgcttcttttttttgccCCACTTCACCACAAGCTTTTTCACTGGCGCCATCGCCGCAGCGGAGGCGATCCCAGATGGGGAAGGTAAGGTCACATAAGGACTCAGAGAACCCAATGCTTGCATCTGGTGATGGATTCTTCTGCCACGTAAAGCTTAGCGTGCCAGCCAAGGACCAGAAGCATCACGTTGTCCATCATAATTCTTGTGCTCAGACTCTTTGTCAATCCTATGTATTTGTAGGTGTGGTTCAGTTAAGTGCCAGCCTGTCCTGGATACACTTCTTACTGTAAGCTTGTCTTTTTGACCAAGGAGATTGAGGCACAGCCACTTCCACTTTATTCTGCTGTTGGGTTGACTACATTCTGGTGACCTTAAATGCCCCTGTCTTTTTTCTTCCAAGTTTCTtgcttattatatttataataacagAGTTCATTGGGTATCACTCTGCTCTATGAAAGCCACTGCATCAATAATGCTCTTATGACCTGCTCTTATTACTATAAACATTGGCATTAAACGGGTGATGCCAACAGGTGAgtggagaggcagggaaggaggaggtacTGTCACCATGCACAGGAAGGACTCATCATGCCTTTCAGCTTGACATCTACGAAGAAGCATCagttcctttccctttttccagTGTATTCTCCACTTGCACGTAAGAAGTTATTCAAAGATGGTGACAGATTTCCCACGTGACCTTTACAGCTGCTAGTTTGATAAGACTTTTGGCTgcttgctgaaaaaaaaaaatttcagagatgAATTGTCAGGACATTAGCTCCTCTTCCCAGCAGCTTTAGGAACATTCTGTACTTGATGTATGTGAGTGTGTAATACTGAAGAAATACAGTGTGAATATGCAGGAAACAGTAATACACTTTGCTGGCTGCCACAGCTCAAGGCTGCTGTCACTGGTCATAATGATTGAGGAGCAGTTTCCTAACCCCTCAGACTCTGAGAGATATCCCTGCAAAGAAAGCACCTGGGGAAGATTTTCTCTGACGATGTTTTTCCATAATAAGGAGTAAAATGTTTTCCATGAAGGGCAGGGGTTGAAGAAGCAGTGCATTCGAAGACCTCCTGAAAGGAACGTGTGgctgctctctcttctctgagcTCTTGGGAACTGGGGGCTCCGCTGGGGAACTTGTCCTCCTCCCATCCATCCAGGGACGTTGGCCCTTTGGTTCTAGGAGAGCAGGGCAGTGAGGGTAGAACCAAAACAGTGCTAAATGTTCACAGGAAAGGAGCTCTTTCGAGGTAAGAGCTTTCAGGTTATTGCAGATGGTGGGGGCAGTGCAGGTATGGTGACCAGAAGCTACTGAATTCCAACCTGCTGCCAGAACTTTCTCAGGGACTCTGACAAACTTAAAATCTAAATAACATATTGTGTTCTTTGCAACTGGAACATTTTGATGACTTCTCCTCAGCTCACACAGGAAAAGAGTCTATCACTACTGGGTCTTTTGTAAAAAGAGATTCTTCTAGAGAGAGAATTTGTTAACTGGCcagattttggtgtttttaaaaaaaaaaaagcctgacaCTGACACTGATCCTGGTTTGCCGAGAAACAAGAAATTCTGTCTGCATTCTTTTCAGTGGGAGCTGAAATGTTTAACCACCTACATAATTCTCtttcacataaaaatgttaaagttgaGCAAATAAACagtgatttcttttattattatttacagagAAGAATATGGCCACCAGGAAGCATGTCTGCTAATGTGTTTGGCCAAGTTCTCCATAGAGACAGTGATTAATAGGAGAAATGAGTGGAAAATTAGTGTACACAAATAGCTATTGAGAAATGGGGTGAAATGCTAATGCAGTGACCtttaaatcttcatttttctttatttctctgaatGCTAATTAACGGACGTGTTCGGCACTAGGGGATTTCACGTCCAAGTCCATATCCCTGCTAAGTGATATTCTGAGAATTTCTGGAGCTGAGTCTCAGAGGAGAGCTGACCCGAGGAGGCTCCCATCCCTGCTGGCGCACTGTGGCTTTTCCTCTGAGAGCAAAAAATGCCATCGTCCAGCAGCTCATTAGCATGGCTGTACAGCCTCTGCAGTTAGCAAGGTAATTAGTTTCAGAGGTTAGTGGAGGCTGGGGGGGTTGGAGGCACAGCATGTTTATTGACTGCTGTCCCTGGACAGCAGAACCACTGCCTGCTTGTTAAAGAGGCCTGAATTATTGTCTGCCTAGAGCTCTAGGACCTTAGGAAGAAGGAATGTGGTAACTGGGGCCTTCCATGAAGCAAAGGGCAAAGGTAAATTTGTAATTCAGGCAATAACCTTTAGAGTGATGCCAAGGGATGCTTTCTGGAAAACACTGCTGTCATGTAGAGAGGGCAATAGACTAAAAGTGTGTGCTGAGTTTGGGTTGGGAATTCTTATCAtctgggaggaagaagaaatagctCAGATTGAATGAAAATGAGTTGGAGTTGTTAGCGAGGAAGATCTTCGAGATTAACTTTTTTAAGGGGAACTTTAAATTTCTACAAGTACAGCCCTTCCATAATGGAACTGTCAGGCAGTAAAAGTTCAAGCAGAGGTTGGATGGTCATCTGTGCCTCTCTCTGTCTTtagttttcctcatatgtaaaatgggactaTACTACTACTTACCTCACAAGGTtactatgaagattaaataaattaatattagaaAACACATATTAAACTCCACGTAAGTGTTTGACATTATTATCACTGTTATTACTTAATCTATAAAGGATGTAATAGTAGGTTTGGGTAGGATATTGAACTAAATGATCTCAAGATTTCTCCAAACTCTTGGGTCCTACGACTCAGTGGTTTAGTGGTAGAAGTATTTTGCACCCCACCAATAGCTCCGGTAAGTTTTAATCTGGGGCACAGTAATCCAATAGATGAGTCCCAGTAGATGTCTTTAGAACAGTGATGATCCTTCTGTATGACTTTCTTGACCTATTTAGAGCCatatgtacttattttttatttatttataccctaCTTTGTTCTTAAAAGATTATAGGCaagacatttaaagtaattttgaatGTGCTTTGGAAGATGTACTGAATTAAATTTTCTAGACTTGTCTCTTGTTAAAgcatagcttttaaaaaagaatttaaaaccatCAAGTAAATTGGTAGATTGTGGGGACtaaatctaatatttttaaaagcataccaTATGGATGCACTGGGGACAGACAGTGGAATAGGAGGAGAGAGGGGTAGGAAGAGGAGAAGGACATCAAAAATGTGACTTACAGTAGTTTCAAAttgtagaagaaaacaaaggtcaAAGACAAGTGTCCAGCGGACACAGGTTACCCAAGAGTCCCCAAAGCACCATTTCACTGATTTGTGTCCAAGCATGGACCTCCTGATCAGAGTCTAATTATTCTCCATTGGAACCATCAGATGCTACCATATGGGTGACATTTAAAAGATGACAGAGCTCCTGATGGAGAAGATGACAAAGAGAAaccctgctgtgtgccagatgcTTTACAAACATCATCTTTTTAAATTGTCACTAGAATCCTGATGAGAAAAGTGAGATTCATAAAGATAAAGCAACTTGCCCCAAAGCTATCGATAGTTCATAAGTGATGGAGGTGGAATCCCTAGGAATGCCTAACTCCAAAATCCATGTTCTTTCTAATACTCTCTTCCTCTCTGATGTAGACCTGTGAACAAGCAGGATCCAGTAATACTGAAATTTGGGAGACAGAGGGCTCCTCCATGTCTGTAATTTATGAAGTTGTGtatcatttaatctttctaaacTCTCTCTCAACTCACATATAATCTGGGACATTTAAGGAAACCTGATCATATAGTTTCCATCTCTGGATCCAGAAACCTGTTGTCAAGGGTGATTTACATTTGAGAAGAAATTACTTTAGAAGGCTATAACTTGATACCAACTTGGAAAAGGGTCTCGTTTTCTTCATAGATGAGCCAAACCCTAAGTCTTTAAGGAATAATTTTATCATAATTGTATTACTAATATAAACCATgtagaaaagaatctttttttcaaaaagccTGGGATGGGATCTGGGATCGCTTTTTGAAATCAGGTTTCCACCTAATAGTAGTAAGGCTTTTTCTATCCAATGTATTACTAATTTCTAGTGTGATGTCTAACTCTGAATTGGGTTGTTTAAACCACAACTCAGGGAGTTAAAAAACCTTAGGTGCCAGCATACTATTCCAAATGCCCCATGATATTAGACTGCTCAAATTCCCCTAGTGTCAGGCCATTTTTCCTAAATTCTGCCTGATTCCAGAGGGAGATTTCATAGAACAGTAAGATTCTTTGGCTCTTCTTAGCAAAGGGATAGAGAAGGATATAAAAAATCAGTTAAGGACACATTGCATTAGCCAAGCAGTGACTGTGGTGACATCTGAGTGGATGGTGTTATTGTCAAACTCAAGCCTGTATTCCACAGGAATTCCATTTACTAGTCCTGAAGACTTATCCCCCTTGATAAGCCAGCCCTCTTCTCTGTTGATTCCTTCCTTCATGCATCTCATTCATCTACTTCCTGGAGTCATCAGATGATGCCACCAACACTAGCAGCACTGGAGACTGGCCCAGAAGGGGACTTTCAGGGTGGGGGCTTTGTGACAGCTCTTTCCTACTCGGATATAGAAGGGAAAGAAGTGAGCAATACCTTATACCATCTCATTTTACCACATAGGGTCATTGGCCGCTGTCTCTGACAGCTTCTACCAGAGATGATATTCTAGATTCCTTACAGATCCcactttgttttgtgttttgccCTGGCTCTTTCCTGATGCCTGAACTTAAGGAATTATTAACATTCTCAAGCTGATAAAGGGAATCTACAAATATATCTATAAAcaatacttaatagtgaaagactgaatgctttcccttcagagcaggaacaaggcaaggatgtccacctTCACCACTTTCATTCAAGATCATACTGGAGGTTGCAGTCAGTGcaataagaaaaaggaattaaaggtaaacaaattggaaaagaagtaaaactgtcttttttttacAGACAAATGATCATGTATACAGAAGCTTCtaaaatatctataaaacaaCTACTGGAGCTAATAAGAAAGCTTAGGAAGtttgcaggatatgaaattaactcaaaaatacccatgtattttcatatactctcattgaaaaatctgaaaatgaaattaaagaaataattccatTCAAAACGACATCAGAAATAGCAAGAATAAGTTTAGCAAAAGAACCCAAAACCTCCATAACATAACATTTACAATGTTCAGAATACCATCTAAAGTTATTTGACATATAAAGTGTGATCCAGTCTCAAATAAAAAGGCAATCAATGGAAGATGGCCTAGATGTTGGAATTCTCAGACAAGGAGCTATTATAGCTATGCACTATAAGGTAATGGAAAATATACTTGTAATAATGAGATAGGAAAGctcagcaaagaaaaataaaatattttaaaaaatcaaatgaaaattctagaattgAATATTATGatagctaaaacaaaacaaatactggATGGATTTAAGAGCAGAATAGACACAATGGAGAAGGgtcaatgaacttgaagatagatgaagagagaaaaaagattgaaagaatgaacagagcctcagagatgTGAATTAATAGCAAAGGgtctaatatatgtataattggagtctcagaaggagaggagagaaaaaataaggcagaaaaaatgtttgaagaaataatagccaaaaacttctcagaattggttaaaaaaacataaatttacagGTCCAAGAAACTCAATGATCCCCAAGCAGGATATATAAGAAAATCATGAttagacacatattaaacaaggCAGCCAGGGAAAACTGATATATTATATACAAGGGAACACTAATTTAAATAACTGCAGACTACAGAGGTCAGAAAATAGCAGAACAACATCTTTGCcgtgcttaaaaaaataaagaaaaaacctgTCAACCCTGAATTTTACatccagcaaaaatattcttctagaatgaatatatattaaagatattttgGGATAaaagaaagctaagagaattcatcagcAGCAGTCCTGCActaaagaaatgataaaggaagtTCTCCCTGAGATAAAAGGAAATGATACTGGAGAGAAACTTGAAACTGGAGGGAACTTGAATCTTCAGGAAGGAGTGAGGCATGCTTAAGATAGTAAATATattggtaaatataaaagactagtttacctcttaatttctttaaaacaaatagaaCTATTTAAAGCAAAACCTATAATGTTTACTGTAGAGTTtatgattgatatatatatatagatgaaaTTCACATGACAACTGTAGAATAAAGGAATAGAGtatagaataaaggaaaagggttggggggatatgttccaagatctccagtggatgcctgaaactgaaGATTGTACCTAACCCTATAcatactgtgtttttttcctatacatacatacctatgataaagtttaatttataaattagacacTAAGAGATtaacaactaataataaaatagaaca is a window encoding:
- the LOC118890430 gene encoding 60S ribosomal protein L22-like → MAPVKKLVVKWGKKKKQVLKFTLDCTHPVEDGIMDAANFEQFLQERIKVNGKAGNLGGGVVTIERSKSKITVTSEVPFSKRYLKYLTKKYLKKNNLRDWLRVVANSKESYELRYFQINQDEEEEEDED